The Raoultibacter phocaeensis genome includes a window with the following:
- a CDS encoding NADPH:quinone reductase: MDMKAIVVSEFGDETVLVEQSISLPHPEQGEVRIKLFAAGVNPVETYIRSGDYPGLPSLPYTPGNDGAGVVDAVGEGVESLEKGERVFVAAALAKRNTGTYAEYVVCDASAVQALPDALSFEAGAGLGTPGLAAGDALFVRAAIKPGEIVLVHGASGGVGMLAVQLARRRGAIVFGTAGDREGLALVARLGAHRTFNHREEGYIDDIVAATHGRGVDAILETNAHINLMKDLSMTGHRGRIVVVGSRGTIEFDPRATMRTDTSVLGMGAANMSEAELSQVMHALGAALETGMEVVVDRAFALEDASKAHEAVTEHGKNGKIVLTIRHAPDTAD, from the coding sequence ATGGATATGAAAGCCATCGTCGTTTCTGAATTCGGCGACGAAACCGTTTTGGTTGAACAAAGCATATCTCTCCCCCATCCCGAACAAGGCGAGGTGCGCATCAAGCTGTTCGCAGCGGGGGTGAACCCCGTGGAAACCTACATCAGGTCGGGAGACTATCCGGGACTTCCTTCCCTGCCCTACACACCCGGCAACGACGGCGCAGGCGTTGTCGACGCCGTCGGCGAGGGGGTGGAATCGCTCGAAAAAGGCGAGCGCGTATTCGTCGCTGCCGCTCTTGCGAAGCGGAACACGGGCACCTACGCAGAATACGTCGTATGCGACGCGTCGGCCGTACAGGCGCTTCCCGATGCTCTTTCGTTCGAAGCGGGCGCAGGGCTCGGCACCCCGGGTCTTGCGGCAGGTGATGCCCTCTTCGTTCGGGCAGCCATAAAGCCCGGCGAGATCGTACTCGTCCATGGAGCCAGCGGCGGTGTCGGCATGCTTGCGGTGCAGCTCGCGCGCAGACGCGGCGCGATTGTTTTCGGCACAGCAGGCGATAGGGAAGGCCTCGCCCTCGTCGCCCGGCTTGGCGCCCACCGCACGTTCAACCATCGAGAGGAAGGCTACATCGACGACATCGTAGCGGCCACCCACGGCCGCGGAGTCGACGCGATCCTTGAAACCAACGCCCATATCAATCTTATGAAAGACCTTTCGATGACGGGCCATCGGGGTCGTATCGTCGTAGTCGGAAGCCGCGGCACAATCGAATTCGATCCCCGGGCAACGATGCGCACCGACACCTCCGTGCTCGGCATGGGAGCCGCAAACATGAGTGAAGCTGAACTCTCTCAGGTCATGCACGCGCTCGGTGCGGCCCTGGAAACCGGTATGGAAGTTGTGGTCGATCGGGCTTTCGCACTCGAAGATGCCAGCAAAGCCCATGAGGCGGTCACCGAACACGGGAAAAATGGCAAGATCGTGCTTACGATTCGCCATGCTCCCGATACCGCAGATTAG
- a CDS encoding response regulator, whose amino-acid sequence MRNAAEPNGHEEHWDKTRTLSAVTATVLILLLAAFYATTLLNMREIGQQIDLIKDHPYPVTVAAGQVETSLGQLQTLAERLAYVRTDQAIDSVERSFDAIDGDLSERIAFIKDRTLTGSDYADELRNGYDELRVAQAELLSLCRDETVSDESIDAFVEKRIDPLIADLLGWNNAVLDGASSMFDTLYDVVGSVIFKTIMSASIIMAAVLVALGIYLAVLRRKRLLRLKLQRNLEEALASAQEANAAKTQFLSNMSHDIRTPLNAIIGLTAIAGTHLEDPLRVKECLGKITVSSRHLLGLINDVLDMSMIENGRIALNCETFSFPELVNGFVTIIQPQAKAKQLTLDVVVGNVDKETVIGDPMRVNQILLNLVGNAIKYTPAGGTVRVKIAELPTDEEDKLTFRFAVEDDGIGMTQEFANKIFDPFEREKNSMTSRVEGAGLGMSITKNIVDMMGGTIEVESKVGVGSKFTVEVPLMVAKTDDEEFAPIDLAEARVLLVDDDPDICESTLDMLASIGISGDQALSGEEAVELVVGAHRAGRDYHTIIVDWVMPGMDGVETVRRIREAIGDETPIVLLSAYDWSEVEEEALEAGVTAFLSKPLFKSKLYFAMKSVCGEGEPIDYIMEHEQAPDCSGKRVLLVEDNELNVEIALEVIGRTGAEVDCAWDGVEAVEKVREAPVGYYQLIFMDVQMPRMDGLEAARTICDEAKRDGRARPPIVAMSANAFTEDRRQAMEAGMDGYLTKPIDFTEVERILKRALL is encoded by the coding sequence CGACCTGATCAAAGATCACCCTTATCCAGTTACGGTTGCCGCAGGTCAAGTCGAAACTTCGCTCGGTCAACTGCAAACGCTTGCCGAACGGCTTGCCTACGTGCGAACCGACCAGGCGATCGATAGCGTCGAGCGGTCGTTCGACGCAATCGACGGCGACCTATCCGAGAGGATCGCCTTCATTAAAGATCGGACGCTGACCGGCAGCGACTACGCCGATGAGCTGCGAAACGGCTATGACGAGCTGAGGGTGGCGCAGGCTGAGCTTTTATCCCTGTGCCGCGACGAGACGGTATCCGACGAAAGCATCGACGCTTTCGTCGAAAAGCGCATCGATCCCCTTATCGCTGATTTGCTCGGGTGGAACAACGCGGTTCTGGACGGCGCGTCAAGCATGTTCGATACGCTCTACGACGTCGTTGGCAGCGTTATCTTCAAGACCATCATGTCCGCGAGCATTATCATGGCAGCTGTGTTGGTGGCGTTGGGTATCTATCTTGCGGTGCTGCGGAGAAAGCGCCTGCTCCGCCTTAAGCTGCAGCGCAATCTCGAAGAGGCGCTCGCATCGGCCCAGGAGGCAAACGCCGCTAAAACGCAGTTCCTATCGAACATGTCACACGATATCCGCACGCCGCTCAATGCGATCATCGGACTCACGGCTATCGCAGGCACTCACCTCGAAGATCCGCTGAGGGTGAAGGAGTGTCTGGGGAAGATAACCGTATCGTCAAGGCATCTGCTCGGCCTCATCAACGACGTGCTCGATATGAGCATGATCGAGAACGGCCGCATTGCGCTCAACTGTGAAACGTTTTCGTTTCCCGAACTGGTAAACGGATTCGTCACGATCATTCAGCCGCAAGCGAAGGCGAAACAGCTTACGCTCGATGTAGTAGTCGGCAATGTAGACAAGGAAACCGTGATCGGCGATCCCATGCGGGTCAATCAAATACTGCTCAATCTGGTGGGCAATGCAATCAAATACACCCCGGCAGGGGGAACCGTGCGAGTGAAGATCGCCGAGCTTCCCACCGATGAAGAGGATAAGCTCACATTCAGGTTCGCTGTCGAAGACGACGGCATCGGCATGACACAGGAATTCGCCAACAAGATATTCGATCCGTTCGAACGCGAGAAAAACTCCATGACCAGCAGAGTCGAAGGTGCAGGTTTGGGGATGTCGATCACAAAGAACATCGTCGACATGATGGGTGGCACCATCGAAGTTGAAAGCAAGGTGGGAGTCGGTTCGAAATTCACTGTCGAGGTGCCGCTGATGGTTGCGAAGACGGATGACGAAGAGTTTGCACCCATCGATCTTGCCGAAGCGAGGGTGCTGCTCGTCGATGACGATCCGGATATCTGCGAAAGCACGCTCGACATGCTTGCGAGCATAGGCATCTCGGGTGATCAGGCGCTGTCGGGTGAAGAGGCGGTAGAGCTTGTCGTGGGAGCCCACCGTGCGGGCCGCGATTACCACACGATTATCGTCGACTGGGTCATGCCCGGCATGGATGGGGTTGAAACGGTGCGTCGCATCCGTGAAGCCATCGGCGACGAGACGCCCATCGTGTTGTTGAGCGCCTACGATTGGTCGGAAGTGGAAGAGGAGGCGCTTGAGGCGGGTGTGACGGCTTTCCTTTCGAAGCCGCTTTTCAAATCGAAGCTATACTTCGCCATGAAAAGCGTGTGCGGCGAAGGCGAGCCGATCGACTACATCATGGAGCACGAACAGGCTCCCGATTGCTCGGGCAAACGGGTTCTGCTTGTCGAAGATAACGAGCTCAATGTGGAAATTGCCCTGGAAGTGATCGGGAGAACAGGCGCAGAGGTGGACTGCGCATGGGACGGAGTCGAGGCAGTCGAGAAGGTTCGCGAGGCTCCAGTCGGATACTACCAGCTCATCTTCATGGACGTCCAGATGCCTCGCATGGACGGCCTGGAAGCTGCCCGCACGATCTGCGACGAGGCAAAACGGGACGGGCGTGCGAGACCGCCCATCGTTGCCATGTCGGCGAACGCTTTCACCGAAGACAGGCGCCAAGCGATGGAGGCGGGTATGGACGGCTACCTTACCAAGCCCATCGATTTTACTGAGGTAGAGCGCATCCTTAAGCGGGCGCTGCTCTAA
- a CDS encoding murein hydrolase activator EnvC family protein, whose amino-acid sequence MTHATEGRVSRALLGMMLCFSVLAGGMALSVQPAYADVDAASSSGALAVKELQASELMSSIDALQTQLNEANDEYDRATEEYERATAAAEAATTRLEEANKEVEALQEKLSECAAGMYKSGGTLSFLNVLLGAESFDDFITMWDSCEKITANEAELVQESKDARARAEKAEATLSAEKTKAEEEAVAAKAARDEIEAAKEELDGQLASVNEELVMMKATEETERLAAEEAVRRLQEADNIGGSLGTIAGWTHPCPSGPAVTNEFGWAGAWDGEYHNGIDLGASEGTPIVAAASGTVSYVGDYGSGGKAVKINHGSGLVTIYMHMSSQAASIGQQVSAGDVIGYVGSTGYSTGPHLHFQVEYNGTPVNPRLFVKF is encoded by the coding sequence ATGACACATGCAACCGAAGGGCGCGTGTCGAGGGCTTTGCTCGGCATGATGCTCTGTTTTTCTGTGCTGGCGGGAGGTATGGCGTTATCCGTGCAGCCGGCTTACGCCGATGTCGATGCAGCTTCCAGCTCCGGCGCCCTTGCTGTAAAAGAGCTCCAGGCAAGCGAGCTCATGAGTTCCATCGATGCGCTGCAGACGCAGCTGAATGAAGCCAACGACGAGTACGATCGCGCTACCGAAGAATACGAAAGGGCCACTGCGGCAGCCGAAGCCGCAACCACTCGCCTCGAAGAGGCGAACAAGGAAGTCGAAGCACTCCAGGAAAAGCTTTCGGAATGCGCAGCGGGCATGTACAAGAGCGGAGGCACGCTTTCTTTTCTCAACGTGCTGCTCGGCGCGGAGTCGTTCGACGATTTCATTACTATGTGGGATTCGTGCGAGAAGATTACCGCAAACGAAGCCGAACTCGTGCAAGAGAGCAAGGATGCGCGTGCTCGGGCGGAAAAAGCCGAGGCAACGCTTTCGGCGGAAAAAACGAAGGCAGAAGAAGAGGCCGTTGCCGCGAAAGCCGCCCGCGACGAGATAGAGGCAGCAAAAGAAGAGCTCGATGGGCAGCTTGCAAGCGTGAACGAAGAGCTCGTGATGATGAAAGCGACCGAAGAGACGGAGCGCCTTGCAGCAGAAGAGGCGGTGCGCCGTTTGCAGGAGGCCGATAACATCGGCGGCTCGCTCGGCACGATAGCGGGATGGACGCATCCGTGCCCGTCAGGCCCTGCAGTGACGAACGAATTCGGCTGGGCTGGTGCGTGGGACGGTGAATACCATAACGGCATCGATCTCGGCGCTTCGGAAGGTACCCCCATCGTAGCCGCCGCGTCGGGCACCGTGAGCTATGTCGGTGATTACGGAAGCGGCGGAAAGGCCGTGAAAATCAACCATGGCAGCGGGCTCGTGACCATCTACATGCACATGAGCAGTCAGGCGGCTTCGATAGGGCAGCAGGTTTCGGCCGGCGATGTGATCGGATACGTGGGGTCTACTGGCTATTCTACAGGTCCTCATCTGCATTTTCAGGTTGAATACAACGGCACTCCCGTCAATCCGCGGCTCTTTGTGAAATTCTAG
- a CDS encoding DUF2207 domain-containing protein gives MSRPQMGGRMFPAVAAVFALCLFAALAVISVVPEQAFAKSYTCPKVDITANATTDGSLDVVEQRTFDFDGDFTALWWTFSALPSDAHLKINGVSLTKLGADGMPSGETVQLKETSFNLEWREAGGPGTDAYSVDSPKNSVYVFFNASDEKMVVTLDYTIVNEILAYQDVADVYWQYVGDQWEVASENVTMTLYLPVPADASVVAGETVRAWGHGPLDGVVEINGDGSVVYTVPKVNAGQYAEARVAFPTAWLTNLGSEQSTATRDQNGLDTILKEEQSWSDQANRMRVFSLGFVIACGIAAVLLIAWALRLYFKYGREHKPEFTDEYWRDVPSKQDHPVVMARLWRWNKESNDDLTATLMYLSHKGAIQINKGSYEQPASFGRTKIVEDYYLTRVSAVASTLTDPIDTAAMDLLFNKVAGGADSLWFRTIEQYGKDHAEEFVDALSTWQGIVTAAVNRRDFFEAKGERYQWIILGVAIAFGVIGVGLSIVTGNFIPLVFVVPTVIALLVIANYMPRRSQEGSTLDAKCKALRAWLKDFSALDERPPTDVKVWGEFMVYAFIFGIAREVIKALELKVPELFQDDGMMYSAGYVPWWFWYSTSYGVHGSAMPAASDLFQASLANTVNTAQAAMSAAQGNFSSGGGFGGGFSGGGGGGFGGGGGGAR, from the coding sequence ATGAGCCGTCCGCAAATGGGAGGAAGGATGTTTCCTGCCGTAGCTGCGGTGTTTGCGCTGTGTCTGTTCGCTGCTCTAGCGGTGATTTCGGTGGTGCCCGAGCAGGCTTTTGCGAAAAGCTATACGTGCCCGAAGGTCGATATAACCGCCAACGCGACCACCGACGGTTCGCTCGATGTCGTCGAACAGCGCACGTTCGATTTCGACGGCGATTTCACGGCGCTCTGGTGGACGTTCAGCGCTCTTCCGAGCGACGCCCATCTCAAAATCAACGGCGTGAGCCTTACCAAGCTCGGCGCAGACGGTATGCCTTCGGGTGAAACCGTTCAGCTTAAAGAGACTTCGTTCAATCTCGAATGGCGGGAGGCCGGCGGCCCCGGCACCGATGCGTACTCGGTCGACTCGCCTAAGAACAGCGTATACGTGTTCTTCAACGCGTCCGATGAAAAGATGGTGGTTACGCTCGATTACACGATCGTAAACGAGATACTAGCCTACCAGGACGTCGCCGATGTGTACTGGCAGTACGTGGGCGATCAGTGGGAAGTAGCCTCGGAAAACGTCACGATGACGCTTTATCTTCCGGTTCCAGCGGACGCATCGGTCGTGGCGGGGGAAACCGTGCGCGCATGGGGACACGGCCCGCTTGACGGCGTGGTGGAGATCAACGGCGACGGCTCGGTCGTCTACACCGTTCCCAAAGTGAACGCGGGCCAGTACGCCGAAGCGCGCGTGGCGTTTCCCACTGCGTGGCTTACGAATCTCGGCAGCGAACAATCAACCGCCACGCGCGACCAAAACGGTCTCGATACCATTCTCAAGGAAGAGCAATCGTGGTCCGATCAGGCGAACCGCATGCGTGTATTCTCTCTCGGTTTCGTTATTGCGTGCGGCATCGCGGCGGTGCTGCTCATCGCATGGGCGTTGCGTCTCTACTTCAAGTACGGACGCGAACATAAGCCTGAATTCACCGACGAGTATTGGCGCGATGTGCCTTCAAAGCAGGATCACCCGGTAGTGATGGCGCGTTTGTGGCGCTGGAATAAGGAGAGCAACGACGATCTCACGGCCACGCTCATGTACCTCTCGCATAAGGGTGCGATCCAGATCAACAAAGGAAGCTATGAGCAGCCGGCATCTTTCGGGCGCACGAAAATCGTCGAGGACTACTACCTGACGCGCGTTTCCGCCGTGGCTTCTACGCTTACTGATCCGATCGACACGGCGGCGATGGATCTTTTGTTCAACAAGGTGGCAGGCGGTGCTGATTCGCTGTGGTTCAGAACCATCGAACAGTACGGCAAAGATCACGCCGAGGAGTTCGTGGATGCTCTGAGCACCTGGCAAGGTATCGTGACAGCTGCTGTAAACAGGCGTGACTTCTTCGAAGCGAAGGGCGAGCGCTACCAGTGGATCATCCTCGGCGTTGCCATCGCATTCGGTGTGATAGGCGTCGGGCTTTCAATCGTGACGGGGAACTTCATCCCGCTCGTGTTCGTGGTACCCACGGTGATAGCGCTTCTGGTGATCGCCAACTACATGCCGCGCAGAAGCCAGGAAGGAAGCACGCTCGACGCGAAGTGCAAGGCGCTGCGTGCTTGGCTCAAAGACTTTTCGGCTCTCGACGAGCGCCCGCCCACCGATGTGAAGGTGTGGGGCGAATTCATGGTCTACGCGTTCATCTTCGGTATCGCGCGCGAGGTTATCAAGGCGCTTGAACTGAAGGTGCCCGAGCTGTTCCAGGACGACGGCATGATGTACTCGGCCGGATACGTGCCTTGGTGGTTCTGGTACAGCACATCGTACGGTGTTCATGGATCGGCCATGCCAGCCGCGAGCGATCTGTTCCAAGCGTCGCTTGCCAACACGGTGAACACCGCGCAAGCTGCAATGTCGGCCGCTCAGGGCAACTTCTCGAGCGGCGGCGGTTTCGGCGGCGGCTTCTCGGGCGGCGGCGGAGGCGGTTTCGGCGGCGGAGGCGGCGGCGCGAGATAA
- a CDS encoding TetR/AcrR family transcriptional regulator has product MDDRYEKFESLSEERQEAIVNAAVEAFGKSEYKGASTEEIARKAGISKGLLFFYFKNKKELYVYLIERLTDMMTKLVVDEAFYEIDDFFELLAYAANSKRAVLEKIPHVLDFSIRAYYPEHKDIKDTMDDWTQRQIDYMFKTYFKNVRFDKFKDEVDPKYVLNMLIWMADGYMHQRRSQRRPVDIDDLMDELNRWCEMFRLYAYKEEYL; this is encoded by the coding sequence ATGGACGACCGCTATGAAAAATTTGAAAGCTTGTCCGAAGAGCGTCAGGAGGCGATCGTCAATGCCGCTGTCGAGGCGTTCGGCAAAAGCGAGTACAAAGGCGCTTCGACTGAGGAAATAGCACGCAAGGCGGGTATCTCGAAGGGTCTTTTGTTCTTTTACTTCAAAAACAAGAAAGAGCTCTACGTCTATCTGATCGAGCGGCTCACAGATATGATGACCAAGCTTGTTGTTGATGAAGCGTTCTACGAGATCGACGATTTCTTCGAGCTGCTCGCCTACGCTGCGAACAGCAAGCGCGCGGTGCTCGAAAAAATACCCCATGTGCTCGATTTCTCCATCAGGGCATACTACCCCGAACACAAAGACATCAAAGACACGATGGACGATTGGACGCAGCGCCAGATCGACTACATGTTCAAAACGTACTTCAAAAACGTACGGTTCGACAAGTTCAAAGACGAGGTCGATCCGAAATACGTGCTCAACATGCTGATCTGGATGGCCGACGGCTACATGCACCAGCGGCGCAGCCAGCGCAGACCGGTGGATATCGACGATTTGATGGACGAACTCAACCGATGGTGCGAAATGTTTCGGCTCTATGCCTACAAGGAGGAATACCTATGA